In Chitinophaga oryzae, the sequence GCTGTAACAGTTGCGGGTGGTCCAGCTTGCCGGAATAGGTAAATTCTCCGTTCTCGATGCGTACACGGGGGAAATCAGCGATGCTCCCTCCGCTAAGATCAAGGATCGTCACACTACCATTAGCGACGCCGGTTATCTTTCCGCGGATCACGAAGCCGTCTCCCGCGAAACTCAACAGGGGCAACAGCCATAAAATCAGTAGCGAGCCGTATTTCATAGGATTGTTTATTTAATGATTTCAGCCAGTTTTTTCTCTACATCTTCTCCATACAGGCCCATGCCGAGGACTTTACCATCCGGTCCGATCAGCACGTTAAAGGGGATGTAGTTGGCGCCGTAGGCCGCTATAGTCTCATCGCCCCAGCCTTTCAGGCTGCTCACATTCGTCCAGTTGATACCGTGTTTCTCGACAGCATTTACCCATGCCTCTTTTTTGGAGTCCAGGGAGACAGCGATCATGGAAAAATTCTTGTCTTTAAACTTATCGTTGGCCGCTTTCAGATAAGGGATCTGCGGTTTGCAGGGGCCGCACCAGCTGGCCCAGAAGTCCAGGAATACATAACGTCCTTTGAAATCTGCCAGGGACACCATTTTGCCGTTAACATCCGGTACACTGAATGCCGGCGCCATATCGCCTACTTTTACTTTCCCCAATGCGCCCTGTGCTTCGCCTGGTTCGCCGAACTTCAGGGTTAGCGGTGACGGATCTATTTTTCCGGGGTTGAGCCGGCGTTGCATGATACGGGTGGAGATGGCATGTTCGCCCAGCAGCGCAGCCACTTCATCATATTCTTTCGTGCCGTTAAAAAACACCGTCAACGCATAAGCGGAAACGCCGGAGTTAGGGTGTTTGGCGATCCAGTCACGATAGGATTTCTGCACCTTTGCTGTTATAGCTGCGTGTTCTTTGCTATATTTATCAGCGGCTTCTTCATCCCCTACCTTCATGGCTTTGTTGATCTTTTCCATCAGCTCATTCTGCTGTTTCACGTCTTTACTTTCCGGGGAGGTGAGTGCCATCATTTCCTGCCATTCCTTTACCCAGGTATCACCTTTATAGATCGCGTTATCGAAATAAGGCCCTTTACCGGTGATTTCGACTTTGCCTTCTTCGAGGTAAAGGATGGTACCGCATTTCTCGCCCTGGTTGCCAATCATCAGGATGTAGATGCTCCCTCCTTTCTTCATGGAGGACTTTAGCGTGAAGCTGTGATTGACCACCCTTGCAGTGTCCCATTCCCCTGTGTAAGGCTCTATCAGGGTTACGAGCGTATCGTTGGGCATTTTGTCCAGTTTGGCGGTGATCACCACCTCCTGTGCGGAGGCACTGTAAGCACCGGCGCCCAACAGTAAGGAAAAGAGTATTTTTTTCATAAAGGATTTGTTTATATATCAGGCACCCTGAATGGCGGAAAGGGTGAAGCCTGATAACAATTTTATTATTTTACTATTTTGTTATTTTGTTATTGATCATGTCTTCCAGGACCCTTACTGTTTCTGCGAGGTAGATATCTTTTGCTGTTTTCTGCAGGAACTCCGTAGTGGCGGGACTGTTATCCGCTTTGCGCAGTGACGGGTGGAGCGATCTGTTAACGGGCAGTGATACACGCAGCGAATCGGCTCCGGTGTTTTGTTTGGTTGCCTTAATGTCTTTCTCCAGCTGGGCTGCCTGCTTATATCGCTGGCGGAACGCGGGCAGATCAAGCGGAGCAGGCTGTTGGGCTATTTTTTCCAGCTGGGCGTTGCTGGCAGCTATGGCTTTAAAAGCCGATGCCTGTGCAGCTCGTTTACGGGCTTTTCCCACGACCGTGTTGTAGTCAAACGTAAAGGTTTCCCGTTCGAACGGCATCAGTTTCATGGTATCGCACACCAATGCGGATGAATAGTCCTTTTCCATCACGGATTCCCGGTTCATCCTGTCCTGCAGTACAATATCCGGCACTACGCCTTTGAGCTGGGTGGATTCGCCGGTAACACGGTAAAACTTCTGTACCGTCAGACGCATGCTTCCGTAGCTGATGTCTTTGGTGCCTTTGTCAGGATCGCCCATTTTACCGAGGTTAACGTTCATCTGTGCGGTCCCTTTTCCGAAGGTGGAGCTGGTACCGATGATCAGCGCACGTTTGCGGTCCTGCATGGCCGCCGCGAATATTTCAGAAGCGGAGGCGCTGCTTTCGTCCACCAGCACCGTCAGCGGGCCGTCGTACAGTGGTGTTGCCGCAGGCGAGTTGTAGCGGTCCACTTTATCTTTGCCCCGGAGCCAGCTCATTGGGCCTTCCGGTACGAAACAGTAGCCCATTCTTACCACCTCATCGAGGGCGCCGCCGCCGTTGCCGCGCAGGTCCATCACGATACCGTCCACTTCTTCCTGTTTCAGTTGCTCTACCGCGCGCACCACGTCGTTGCAGGCGCCGTTAATTTTTGCAGGACTGTCGTCAGTGTAAAATATGGGCAGATAAATATAACCGAAGCGTTTACCGTTATGTTCTATCACGGCGCTCTTCGTACGGTTTTCCGTGTCTATGATCTCTTCCCGGGTGACCGTTACCTGGCGGGGTTTGTCGCCGGGTTGCTGCAGCTGGAGTTTCACCGGCGTACCTTTTTCACCGCGGATCATGGCGGCTACTTCGGTAGGCGGAATACCGGCTACTTCCTTCATCTTTCCCTGATGGTCGGAGATAGCGAGGATAAGATCGTTTTCTTTTACGGTGCCGGCACGATAGGCGGACCCACCGGGCAACAGACGTTTCACGAAGAAGTCAGCGTCCTTTACGCCCAGCTCAATGCCGAGACCAAAGTAACGCTTATTGAGCATATCATTGAGCGTCAGCGCTTGCGGCGCGGTGTAGGCGGTGTGCGGATCCACTTCCATGACGGCGTCCGCCATGTACTGGAAGAACTTCTCGTTTGCCGCCTCCCTGCGGGTACTTTGCCGGAAATAGTCGGCATACCATTTTCCTGTTTTTTCACGGGCTTTGGCTTCCAAAGCCGGGCTGGGCACCGCTGTAGCGGCAGAATCCTGCATCTCCATATAATTACGGAGCGTATAATATTTGAGCAGTTTACGCCAGAGGTCAGCCTGTTCCGCTTTGGTGACCGGATAAGGTGCATTTTTTCGTTGAGCCAGCACCGTTTCCCTTACTTTAAAGTCGAACGGTTTGGCCAGTGTTTGTTCACACAGTATTTGCAGATCGTGTACCCGTTGGGTATAGATAGCGAAAGCCGCATCGAAAAAACCGGTGCCGGAATTTTTTATTTCATCGTCGATGGTGGATTGAAAGGCCGACAGGCGTTTGATATCTTCCTGCAGGAAGATATTCCGGTGAGGGTCCAGCGAAGCGATATATCTTTTCCAAACGCCGGCGGCATAAGCATCATCCAGCTTTCTGGGTTCGAAATGACTTTTGCTGATTTTATTGAAGACGGCGGCCACCACATCTTTACGGTAGGCCGGCCACGCCGTGGTATCGGCTGGCGCCTGGGCTGCGGCCGTATAGCCGGTAGACAGGGCGCAGGCCATCAGCAGCCATTGATTATTTTTGCGAAGCAGTTGTTTCATGTACATCGATTAATGGGTATTGTTATCAGGGTTTCTCTCCAACAGCCTGCAGGTCTGTGGCGAAGTTGTTGGTAAAGTAGTTGGTGATGATTTCATACTTTTTTCTGATCAGTCCTTTGGTGTCCACCGTCGGACTTAACAGCGTTGCTTCCAGTTCGGCCTTGCTGTGGGAGGTAATCGCCTCAACGTAATCCAGGAAGTCTACCACCACGTTCAGGATCGATCCGTTCGTGTTGCCGATGACACCGTTGGCGTATTTGTTGCCAGGCTGGATTGCCAGGTAGTCATATGGTGCCAGCTCTATGAAAGCCTGAGGTATGTCCACGCTTTTAACCCGGTAGGCCCGCTCCATATAAAAACGGTTCAGGAGGCCCCGCATCTGTTTCGTCGCGGTAGGGGATTTATTAAGGAGGGTACTGTCTGCCCACCCGATCGTCAGCGTGCTGATGGTGCTGGCAAAACCCGCAGCATCGCGCGTAGCGCCGGTACCGATATAGGAAGCCAGCAACACTTTAAAAGGAAGTGTTTTCTTCAGGAAAGACTCGGGGTACCGTGTTATTAACTGATCATAAAAAAAACGGAGCGTATTGCCAATATAGGCAGGGTTGGCATTAAAGGCGCTATCCTGCCTCATATTTGTATAGTTATAGGCGAAATCGGTATGGGTAAACCGGTACAAAATGTAACAGTTGTATTTCTGGTAGAACTGAACGATCGAATCGTCATAACTGTGGTTGCCTTGTGGCAGCGTATAGCTGGGCACATCGACAGACGGTGTCAGGATGGCTTCTTTACGGCAGGCTGTAAATGCCATCAGGAAAGAAGCCAGGAGCACGAAATATCTTCTCATCGGTAGTCACATTAAA encodes:
- a CDS encoding TlpA disulfide reductase family protein; its protein translation is MKKILFSLLLGAGAYSASAQEVVITAKLDKMPNDTLVTLIEPYTGEWDTARVVNHSFTLKSSMKKGGSIYILMIGNQGEKCGTILYLEEGKVEITGKGPYFDNAIYKGDTWVKEWQEMMALTSPESKDVKQQNELMEKINKAMKVGDEEAADKYSKEHAAITAKVQKSYRDWIAKHPNSGVSAYALTVFFNGTKEYDEVAALLGEHAISTRIMQRRLNPGKIDPSPLTLKFGEPGEAQGALGKVKVGDMAPAFSVPDVNGKMVSLADFKGRYVFLDFWASWCGPCKPQIPYLKAANDKFKDKNFSMIAVSLDSKKEAWVNAVEKHGINWTNVSSLKGWGDETIAAYGANYIPFNVLIGPDGKVLGMGLYGEDVEKKLAEIIK
- a CDS encoding carboxy terminal-processing peptidase, whose protein sequence is MKQLLRKNNQWLLMACALSTGYTAAAQAPADTTAWPAYRKDVVAAVFNKISKSHFEPRKLDDAYAAGVWKRYIASLDPHRNIFLQEDIKRLSAFQSTIDDEIKNSGTGFFDAAFAIYTQRVHDLQILCEQTLAKPFDFKVRETVLAQRKNAPYPVTKAEQADLWRKLLKYYTLRNYMEMQDSAATAVPSPALEAKAREKTGKWYADYFRQSTRREAANEKFFQYMADAVMEVDPHTAYTAPQALTLNDMLNKRYFGLGIELGVKDADFFVKRLLPGGSAYRAGTVKENDLILAISDHQGKMKEVAGIPPTEVAAMIRGEKGTPVKLQLQQPGDKPRQVTVTREEIIDTENRTKSAVIEHNGKRFGYIYLPIFYTDDSPAKINGACNDVVRAVEQLKQEEVDGIVMDLRGNGGGALDEVVRMGYCFVPEGPMSWLRGKDKVDRYNSPAATPLYDGPLTVLVDESSASASEIFAAAMQDRKRALIIGTSSTFGKGTAQMNVNLGKMGDPDKGTKDISYGSMRLTVQKFYRVTGESTQLKGVVPDIVLQDRMNRESVMEKDYSSALVCDTMKLMPFERETFTFDYNTVVGKARKRAAQASAFKAIAASNAQLEKIAQQPAPLDLPAFRQRYKQAAQLEKDIKATKQNTGADSLRVSLPVNRSLHPSLRKADNSPATTEFLQKTAKDIYLAETVRVLEDMINNKITK